Genomic segment of Acidimicrobiales bacterium:
TGCCTCGCCTCCTCGATGAAGGCGCAGGTGTTGACGACGACCAGGTCGGCGGCTTCGGCTGAGCCGGCCCGCGCGTAACCCTCAGCTTCGAGTGTGCCGGCCAGCTTGTCGGAATCGACCTGGTTCTTCGGGCACCCCAGGGTCTCGAGCCAGTACCGCACCGGGCGAGTCTAGGGGGAAGCCGTGGGCGCCGGGCCGGGGGGCCCGGCGCCCACTAATCATTTCTTCCCGCCGAGCATCCTGTTCATCTTGGTGCCGCAGACAGGGCAGGTTCCCTGAGCCGCGGGGCGGCCATTGGCCAGAGTCACTTCCTGGCCTTCGAACTGACGCTTCTCTTTGCACTTGACGCAGTAGCCCTCGTAGGTGGCCATACCGGT
This window contains:
- a CDS encoding DUF5679 domain-containing protein; the protein is MATYEGYCVKCKEKRQFEGQEVTLANGRPAAQGTCPVCGTKMNRMLGGKK